A genomic segment from Sander vitreus isolate 19-12246 chromosome 3, sanVit1, whole genome shotgun sequence encodes:
- the LOC144513645 gene encoding olfactory receptor 52B2-like has protein sequence MENESFGFRSELTLNPFVIPPGGKYPIFFLGLAIYFFVIFCNLILLTLIILKRNLHKPMYFILFSLPLNDLIGITAMLPKVISDIVTETNNVYYPLCVLQAFLLHMYGGGVLFILAAMSFDRYVAICMPLRYSSVMTPRFVICIISLVWGLDFVLIVSLFSLQTRLPRCNSLIMNVFCDNPSLLKLTCENTTVNNIIGLFNTAVIQAVSVSIQAFSYVKILITCVFTRRSEAKTKAVNTCVAQLLILIIFEIVGTFTILSHRFKNVSVDLQRIMGMLIFIVPPLLNPIVYGLYTNEIRNTLLIVLKNRAFV, from the coding sequence ATGGAGAACGAATCTTTTGGGTTCAGGTCTGAGTTAACCCTCAACCCATTTGTTATTCCACCTGGAGGAAAGTATCCTATATTTTTTCTTGGTCTtgcgatttatttttttgtcattttttgcaaCCTGATCTTGTTGACTTTGATCATTCTGAAAAGGAACCTTCACAAACCAATGTATTTCATCCTGTTTAGTCTTCCCCTCAATGATCTGATAGGCATAACTGCAATGCTACCAAAGGTTATTTCAGACATtgttacagaaacaaataatgtttactaTCCTCTCTGTGTTTTGCAAGCATTCTTGCTCCACATGTATGGCGGTGGAGTTTTGTTTATACTTGCAGCAATGTCTTTTGATCGTTATGTTGCCATTTGCATGCCGTTACGCTACAGCTCTGTTATGACCCCCAGATTTGTTATTTGCATTATCTCTCTAGTTTGGGGTCTTGACTTTGTCTTGATTGTATCATTGTTCTCTTTACAGACAAGGCTTCCCAGGTGCAATTCTCTGATTATGAATGTATTCTGTGATAACCCATCTCTACTGAAGCTCACATGTGAAAACACAACAGTCAATAATATCATAGGATTATTTAACACAGCTGTAATACAAGCTGTAAGTGTGTCTATTCAGGCTTTTTCCTATGTGAAGATTCTGATCACATGTGTGTTTACAAGGAGGTCTGAAGCAAAGACGAAAGCTGTCAATACGTGTGTTGCCCAGTTGCTTATTTTAATCATATttgaaattgtgggaactttCACAATCTTATCTCATAGGTTCAAAAATGTCTCAGTTGACTTGCAAAGGATAATGGGCATGCTAATATTTATTGT